One Nocardiopsis gilva YIM 90087 genomic window, CGGATCCGCCGTGCGATCCGCTCCTCGTCGGCACGCTGCGCGAGCACGATGACCACCGCACCGAGCGCCACGCAGTGCACCGCGCCGCCGGTCCCGGCCAGCGCGCGCTGCATCCGGTCGAGCCGATCCTCGGGCCACGCCTCGGCGGGCGTGCACAGGGCCAGGAACGCGCCGTCGGGGTCGTACCCCAGGCCGCGCGCGAGCGGCGCGGGCGGATCGGCGTCCGCGTCGGCGGCGGTGAGCGAGCGCAGGAATCGGTGCCGCAGGTTGGCCTGGGAGACCTGGCTGCTGCGCAAGGTCTCGGAGTAGGCGTCGGAAGCCGCCCCCGTCACCACCCGGACCCAGGTCCACACCAGGTCGACCATGTAGACCAGGTGGCCGACGAGCTCGGGATCGCGCTCCCGGGTGCGCAACAGGACACGGTTCCACGTCTCCCGGCTGGTGATGTGTACGGCGTCGAGCAGCATCTCGATCGGCAACCCTTGGCGCGCCCGGGCGCGGCTCAGCTCCCGGACGCCCTCCACCTGCGCGGGTCGGGGCGGCCGCTGCTCGGCGATGTCGTGGAGCAGCTCACGGAACTGCTCGGTCACCCACGCCCGATGGTCGGCCAGCGGGACCAGCGCGTAGTCGGGGATCTCCGCACGGATGGTGTCCACGACATCGGGCACCAGGTCGGCGGCGTCCTCGGCCACCTCGTGGCAGATGCGGGCGATCCGGCGCCGGACGTCCGCGCTCAGCTGCTCGGTCATCGTGCCTCCTTTGTGGATTCCACGAATACCACACGCCGAGATTCGGGCTTTCCTGGCAGATTTCGCGGGTCTCCCCGGTGAAAACTGGAAGCATCACGGAGTTTTTCACCGGACGCCGCCGGGCGATCCCCGGCCGCGTGTCCGAGAATCTGGAGGCGAACATGGCAGCGGAGATGACCGTCGGCGACTACCTGCTTCACCGGCTGGCCGAAGCCGGCGTGAGCACCCTCTTCGGTGTCCCTGGCGACTACAACCTGGCCTTTCTCGACCACGTCATCGCCGACGAGCGCATCACCTGGACCGGTAGCGCCAACGAGCTCAACGCCGCCTACGCCGCCGACGGCTACGCCCGCGTCAACGGCGTCGGGGCACTGCTGACCACCTACGGCGTGGGCGAGCTCAGCGCGATCAACGGGATCGCCGGGTCCTACGCCGAATACCTCCCCGTCCTGCACATCGTCGGCGCCCCCTCGACCTCCGCGCAGGCGGCCGGTGCGCTCAACCACCACACGCTCGGCGACGGCGACTACGGGCACTTCGCCCGCGCCCAGGCCGAGGTCACCGTCGCCCAGGCCTACCTGACCCGCGGCAACGCGGCCGCCGAGATCGACCGCGTGATCGCCACCAGCCTGCGCGAGCGCCGCCCCGGCTACATCGCGATCCCCACTGACGTGGCCGCCGCGCCGATCGATCCTCCGGCCGCCCCACTGGTCGTCCCGGCCGCCGACACCTCCGCCCGCGTGCTGCGGGACTTCCTGGCCGACGCCCGTCGTCTGCTGGAGGGCGCCGACAGCGCCACCGTCCTGGCCGACTTCCTCGCCGACCGCTTCGACGCGCGCGGCGAGCTGCGCGCGCTGTGCGACGCCGGGAACTTCCCGCAGGCGACGCTGTCCCTGGGCAAGGGCGTGCTCGACGAGAGCGACCCCCGCTTCGTCGGCGTCTACACCGGAGGGGTGGGCGACGCGCGGGTGCGTGCGGCCGTCGAACAGGCGGACGTGCTCATCGCGGCCGGGGTCCGGTTCACCGACACCATCACCGCCGGGTTCAGCCACGACATCGACCCTGCCCGGATGATCGACCTCCAGCCCTTCTCCGCGAGCATCGGCGAGCGGCGCTACGCTCCGCTACCCCTGGGCGCGGCGCTGGAGGGGCTGGCCGACCTGGCCGCCTCGCTGGGCCGCGACTGGAGCCGGAGCCCGGCACCCGCCCCCGAGACCGTGTCCGACGCCGCGGCCGACACCGCCGCACTCGACGGCGAGCTCGGTCAGGCCGATCTGTGGCGCGCGGTGCGCGGCTTCCTGCGGCCTGGCGACATCGTCGTGGCCGAGCAGGGAACCGCCTTCTTCGGGGCGTGCACGGTGCCGCTGCCCAGCGGAGCCACCTTCATCGGCCAGCCGCTGTGGGGATCGATCGGCTTCACCCTGCCGGCGGCCTTCGGTGCGCAGCACGCGGCCCCCGACCGCCGCGTCGTCCTGCTCATCGGCGACGGTTCGGCCCTGCTCACCGCCCAGGAGATCGGGTCGATGGTCCGCGACGGCCAGCAGCCGGTCATCGTCGTCATCAACAACGACGGCTACACGGTCGAGCGCGCCATCCACGGCCCGCACGAGCGCTACAACGACATCCCCAAGTGGGACTGGACGCTGGTGCCCCGGGCCATGGGGGCGGGCACCGACGCCCTGACCCTGCGCGCCACCACCCCCGGCGAATTCGCCGAGGCGCTGGCGGCGGCCGACTCCGCCGACCGCCTCGCCCTGGTGGAGGCGGTCCTGCCCAAGCTGGGCCTACCCGACCTGCTCAACGGGGTCAGCGCCGCCATCGCCGAGGCCAACGCCGAGTAGTTCACCGCCGCGACGCCGCGTCCCGGGCCTGTTCGGCCAGCCAGGCGAACAGGCTCGGGTCGTCGCCCATCTCCGGGTGCCACTGCACGCCGATCACCTGGGGCCGGTCGGTGTAGGCGATCGCCTCCACGATGCCGTCGTCCGTCCAGGCCAGGGGAGCGACGTCGCGGCCGAGCTCGGCCAGGCCCTGGTGGTGGTAGGTCGGCACGTCCAGCACGGTGCGGCCCAGAACGCGGGCGAGGGGGCTGTTCGGGGCGACCTTGACCGGGTGCGGGTCGAAGACGGCGAGGCGCTGCCGGTGCACCTCGCTGCGGACGACATCGGGCAGGTGCTGGTGGAGCGTCCCGCCCCGGGCCACGTTCATCACCTGCATGCCGCGGCAGATGCCGAGCACGGGGATACCGCGCTCCAGGGCCGCGGCCAGCTGCGCGAACTCGGCGCTGTCGCGGGCCGTGCGCACCCCCGCCGTCCGCTCGGCGGCATCGGCGCCGTAGCGGGCCGGATCGATGTCGCCGCCCCCGGCCAGCACCAGGCCGTCCAACCGTGCGACCGTGTCCTCCGCCCCGTCGACCGACGGCAGGAGAACGGGCGCCGCACCGGCGGCGGCCACCGAATCGACATAGGCCTGGGGGAGGAGCGTGGCCGGCAGGTCCCAGGCCTCGCCCCAGCGCGCCTGCTCGGCATAGGCGGAGATACCGATGATCGGCCGCGTCATCGTGCGTCCTTCCCTCATGTTCGTGGGCCGTGCGGCGGTCCGTACACCCTCGTGTGCTGCGGCGGTCTGTCCTCCAGCATCGCAGGTCCCGGCCGCGCGGGCGGCCGGACGCCGGTCCCGCCCCCGGCCCGGCGGAATCCGGGGCGGGACCGGGCGGATGCGGCTAGAGGGGCGTGACGTAGGCCCCGGAGATCCCGCCGTCCACCAGGAAGTTGGACGCGGTGATGAACGAGGCGTCGTCGCTGGCCAGGAACGCCACCGCGGACGCGATCTCCTCCGG contains:
- a CDS encoding PucR family transcriptional regulator, translating into MTEQLSADVRRRIARICHEVAEDAADLVPDVVDTIRAEIPDYALVPLADHRAWVTEQFRELLHDIAEQRPPRPAQVEGVRELSRARARQGLPIEMLLDAVHITSRETWNRVLLRTRERDPELVGHLVYMVDLVWTWVRVVTGAASDAYSETLRSSQVSQANLRHRFLRSLTAADADADPPAPLARGLGYDPDGAFLALCTPAEAWPEDRLDRMQRALAGTGGAVHCVALGAVVIVLAQRADEERIARRIRELASEEVPIGVGMVRPGLAGAVESITDAEAALARTSPERPTARFTDDWLAIGLARQAERLAPLFADAVRTARRSPHLRGAVEAFADNGLSIAGAGRALQLHPNSVAYRLDRWRDLTGWDVRTGEGLVASLTALRLYPSAAGTAQDG
- a CDS encoding alpha-keto acid decarboxylase family protein codes for the protein MSENLEANMAAEMTVGDYLLHRLAEAGVSTLFGVPGDYNLAFLDHVIADERITWTGSANELNAAYAADGYARVNGVGALLTTYGVGELSAINGIAGSYAEYLPVLHIVGAPSTSAQAAGALNHHTLGDGDYGHFARAQAEVTVAQAYLTRGNAAAEIDRVIATSLRERRPGYIAIPTDVAAAPIDPPAAPLVVPAADTSARVLRDFLADARRLLEGADSATVLADFLADRFDARGELRALCDAGNFPQATLSLGKGVLDESDPRFVGVYTGGVGDARVRAAVEQADVLIAAGVRFTDTITAGFSHDIDPARMIDLQPFSASIGERRYAPLPLGAALEGLADLAASLGRDWSRSPAPAPETVSDAAADTAALDGELGQADLWRAVRGFLRPGDIVVAEQGTAFFGACTVPLPSGATFIGQPLWGSIGFTLPAAFGAQHAAPDRRVVLLIGDGSALLTAQEIGSMVRDGQQPVIVVINNDGYTVERAIHGPHERYNDIPKWDWTLVPRAMGAGTDALTLRATTPGEFAEALAAADSADRLALVEAVLPKLGLPDLLNGVSAAIAEANAE
- a CDS encoding gamma-glutamyl-gamma-aminobutyrate hydrolase family protein: MTRPIIGISAYAEQARWGEAWDLPATLLPQAYVDSVAAAGAAPVLLPSVDGAEDTVARLDGLVLAGGGDIDPARYGADAAERTAGVRTARDSAEFAQLAAALERGIPVLGICRGMQVMNVARGGTLHQHLPDVVRSEVHRQRLAVFDPHPVKVAPNSPLARVLGRTVLDVPTYHHQGLAELGRDVAPLAWTDDGIVEAIAYTDRPQVIGVQWHPEMGDDPSLFAWLAEQARDAASRR